A single genomic interval of Aureliella helgolandensis harbors:
- a CDS encoding helix-turn-helix domain-containing protein gives MQTEMDWTWAERREWITEAQLPKACARDGSAVSAAAMAAVLNAINDHLGKNAVAWPSQQKIGTKTKLSPKTIQRATEALQALSLLIVDVKKGRSGTNHYRIVWTELQLLQPARRAAWEAFLRDANPETLPRESARHQSDIPAEQSAILTGQSAILTGQSVTVTDEHHKGKPQKKTTTTPEPDQRAEPQTDARTWEVVVSDLIDCGLSDAGARRAAQTAQSRGLSLDQAHELTETYRRRNQPGYTGRTPTAGWLYRWLTGQSTPEPDPAESPKPIRTGRGDALTDGQKRELFDRSRIVLNGRKRGLTEEEIRAECAAVGIVY, from the coding sequence ATGCAAACCGAAATGGACTGGACGTGGGCGGAACGCCGCGAATGGATCACAGAAGCACAGCTGCCGAAAGCATGCGCCCGCGACGGTTCCGCGGTATCGGCCGCCGCAATGGCGGCCGTGTTGAACGCGATCAATGACCACCTGGGCAAAAACGCGGTCGCCTGGCCCTCACAGCAAAAGATAGGAACCAAAACGAAGTTAAGCCCGAAAACCATCCAGCGAGCGACCGAAGCCCTACAGGCGCTAAGCCTGCTGATTGTGGACGTTAAGAAAGGCCGGAGCGGAACCAATCACTACCGCATTGTGTGGACCGAGCTTCAGCTATTGCAACCAGCACGCCGCGCTGCCTGGGAAGCATTCCTACGCGACGCCAACCCCGAAACATTGCCCCGCGAAAGTGCCCGCCACCAATCGGACATTCCCGCCGAGCAATCGGCCATCCTGACCGGGCAATCGGCCATCCTGACCGGGCAATCGGTCACTGTGACCGATGAACACCACAAAGGAAAACCACAAAAGAAAACCACCACCACTCCAGAGCCTGACCAACGAGCCGAACCCCAAACGGACGCGAGAACCTGGGAAGTGGTGGTGAGTGATTTGATTGATTGTGGATTGAGTGACGCCGGAGCGCGACGAGCTGCACAGACAGCACAAAGCCGCGGATTGTCACTCGATCAAGCCCACGAACTCACGGAGACTTACCGCCGGCGAAACCAACCAGGCTACACCGGAAGAACTCCAACAGCGGGCTGGCTATACCGTTGGCTAACCGGGCAAAGCACGCCCGAGCCTGACCCAGCGGAAAGCCCCAAACCAATCAGAACCGGGCGCGGCGACGCATTGACCGACGGCCAAAAACGCGAACTTTTCGACCGTTCTCGAATCGTTCTCAATGGTAGGAAACGCGGACTAACAGAGGAGGAAATACGCGCCGAATGCGCGGCAGTAGGAATAGTTTACTGA
- a CDS encoding 5'-3' exonuclease produces MTWLIVDGNNCYARDAFVNPDGAALATLRRLEDVRKNMQATRAVVCWDAPSFRHELFAGYKAGRVEKPAGFNAGLDQVKAEAQAIGFESYECPGYEADDIVATIAAAAVDEGEQALIYSNDKDLHQCLVAGQVSQATAVKRPTPLTLSYDVLTAKQLKIKFGVEPHQWVDYRALTGDKSDGIAGCDGIGPKAAQILLAKFDSLDDFYRSPFAAQIQDKQRRTLLAYREQLAKARRLLRLVVNVPLSSKFYEAVL; encoded by the coding sequence ATGACCTGGCTAATTGTCGACGGAAACAACTGCTACGCCCGAGACGCTTTCGTCAATCCCGACGGCGCCGCGCTGGCAACACTCAGACGGCTTGAAGATGTGCGGAAGAACATGCAAGCCACACGCGCGGTCGTCTGCTGGGACGCGCCGAGCTTTAGGCACGAGCTATTCGCCGGATACAAAGCCGGCCGCGTAGAAAAGCCGGCCGGCTTCAACGCGGGACTAGATCAAGTGAAAGCCGAGGCCCAAGCTATCGGGTTTGAGTCGTACGAATGCCCAGGCTATGAGGCCGACGATATCGTCGCAACCATCGCGGCCGCGGCCGTCGATGAAGGCGAACAGGCGCTAATCTACTCCAACGATAAAGACTTGCACCAATGCCTGGTCGCCGGCCAAGTATCCCAAGCCACCGCGGTAAAGCGACCGACGCCGCTAACCCTAAGCTATGACGTACTGACCGCCAAGCAATTGAAAATCAAATTCGGAGTTGAACCGCATCAGTGGGTGGACTATCGCGCCTTGACCGGTGACAAATCCGACGGAATAGCCGGCTGCGATGGGATTGGACCGAAGGCCGCGCAAATCCTGCTGGCAAAATTCGATTCGCTGGACGACTTCTACCGCTCCCCATTCGCCGCACAGATTCAAGACAAGCAGCGGCGAACACTGCTGGCCTATCGGGAGCAATTGGCAAAAGCCCGCCGGCTACTCCGGCTAGTGGTTAATGTCCCTCTATCCTCCAAGTTCTACGAGGCGGTTCTATGA
- a CDS encoding tyrosine-type recombinase/integrase, translated as MTETKRVRKASLPIPEAKRQRFFLDVWDMAWAGYFCQSKPKPNEVLPKWGSGSIIARRNALAILWLTAMAGRFNEIANARLTDVNGDTIDIHRSKRGAVHSVRIDPYLVACTMSWHAALGAAAIHPKNSPHWRRQFKKMQDSQYLLPNQEGRTMSTDVFNRDVANKLGELHGFRCSSHSFRDTACQEAMRAVKADANLDIRAVQTLLGHKSLRTTEVYIRKQEAAQLSLTLYT; from the coding sequence ATGACGGAAACAAAGCGAGTACGCAAAGCATCGCTACCGATACCCGAAGCGAAACGCCAACGATTCTTTCTAGATGTTTGGGACATGGCCTGGGCCGGCTACTTTTGCCAATCGAAACCAAAGCCGAACGAAGTATTGCCCAAATGGGGCAGCGGTTCAATTATCGCCCGGCGAAACGCTCTGGCTATCCTATGGCTGACCGCGATGGCCGGACGGTTCAACGAGATTGCAAACGCGAGGCTTACGGATGTGAATGGCGACACAATCGACATTCACCGCTCCAAACGCGGCGCAGTCCACTCCGTTCGAATCGACCCCTATCTAGTCGCTTGCACGATGTCCTGGCACGCTGCGCTAGGCGCCGCCGCAATCCACCCGAAGAACTCGCCACACTGGCGCCGACAGTTCAAGAAAATGCAAGACAGCCAATACCTACTCCCGAACCAAGAAGGCCGGACGATGTCCACCGATGTCTTCAATCGGGACGTTGCCAACAAACTTGGCGAGCTGCATGGCTTTCGTTGTTCGTCGCATTCCTTCAGGGACACCGCCTGCCAGGAAGCAATGCGAGCCGTCAAAGCCGACGCCAATCTAGATATTCGCGCAGTTCAAACTTTGCTAGGTCACAAGAGCCTCAGAACCACCGAAGTCTACATTCGCAAGCAAGAAGCCGCGCAACTGTCGCTAACACTCTACACCTAG
- a CDS encoding carbon storage regulator: MLVLSRHVDQIIVIGDEQIEIVVVDIRGDKVRLGIRAPKNTAVHRREVFDAIKRAGGDITKKRGETVAT; encoded by the coding sequence ATGCTAGTTTTATCCCGACACGTCGACCAAATAATCGTAATCGGCGACGAGCAAATAGAAATTGTCGTTGTTGACATTCGCGGCGACAAAGTCCGCCTAGGGATCAGAGCCCCGAAGAACACGGCCGTCCATCGTCGCGAAGTGTTCGACGCGATCAAACGAGCCGGCGGTGACATCACGAAGAAACGCGGGGAGACGGTGGCGACCTAG
- a CDS encoding helix-turn-helix domain-containing protein translates to MATVTNETEINDIRDEINEFLRSNGESITALAERSGVPRDFLYRFLNDKYKYAPSFEYISRLVRAIGRRLTTTAE, encoded by the coding sequence ATGGCAACCGTTACGAACGAAACCGAAATCAATGACATTCGCGACGAGATTAATGAGTTTCTGCGAAGCAATGGCGAAAGTATTACCGCACTGGCGGAACGTAGTGGAGTACCTCGTGACTTTCTATACCGCTTTCTCAACGACAAATACAAATATGCCCCCAGTTTCGAGTACATCTCGCGGCTAGTGCGCGCCATCGGAAGAAGGCTTACAACTACAGCTGAATAA
- the csrA gene encoding carbon storage regulator CsrA, translated as MLVLSRKKNESIVINNDITIVVVEIRGDKVRLGVEAPREVPVHRREVYDAILRSQQDDSPNGATTNTND; from the coding sequence ATGTTAGTACTTTCTCGAAAGAAAAACGAGAGCATCGTTATTAATAACGACATCACCATTGTCGTTGTGGAAATTCGCGGAGACAAGGTACGTCTGGGGGTGGAAGCACCTCGCGAAGTGCCCGTGCATCGACGTGAGGTCTACGATGCGATTTTGCGTAGTCAGCAAGACGATTCTCCAAACGGTGCGACAACCAACACTAATGATTAG
- a CDS encoding DUF6798 domain-containing protein, with protein sequence MQWFVQFFIHFALIGCLASEMAPAVNESHYLTKAKHAWDANYAPGDLFLESHDSHLLATTLAGVPAQFLSLDSVAWLGRALSWSLFAAAWISFSAALRIPAFFSPLVLATWYLGMRYGHWAGEWAIGGFEAKAIAYPFVLFGIAEMLRERWGRVWVLLGAAVAWHPVVGGWAGLSVGIWWLLQPNLLPRFARQWPWLLVGAGVGLIGVLPAASGLGGANQEGNVLASQIHVYFRLTHHLCPQLFSSERHWAAAGSLLILCIATWVGRWRLKEMLREQREASAGQWQLVGKILQIAWIAVGFSVLGLVIDQVCLRLGRPDIASRLLRFYFFRWSDVAVPLAYTVVGWTAVSQAVAAIGGPLQTQGRYRAKYSERIAQGAILGSLLIVVFFAFEGWQQTIPAADRLVVESTGEQRIDTDRYIDWLAACDWIEHNTPSDSLWFTPKYQQSFKWHAGRAEVVCWKDVPQDNASVHEWYRRIERCEPPRNAMGQVREWTTEELLDLAREYGFRWVLLDRTTQQTPPVLDFVYPAFSNGNYVENRSFAVMRVPESFVESD encoded by the coding sequence GTGCAGTGGTTTGTACAGTTCTTTATTCACTTCGCGTTAATCGGGTGCTTGGCTTCGGAGATGGCTCCTGCGGTCAATGAGTCGCACTATCTGACCAAGGCCAAACATGCTTGGGATGCCAATTATGCTCCCGGCGACCTGTTCCTCGAGTCGCACGACTCCCATCTGCTCGCAACCACATTGGCGGGCGTACCTGCCCAATTTCTTTCTCTCGATAGTGTTGCTTGGCTAGGGCGTGCGCTCAGTTGGTCCCTGTTTGCAGCCGCTTGGATCTCCTTTTCTGCGGCGCTGCGTATCCCAGCATTTTTTAGTCCGTTGGTGTTGGCTACCTGGTATCTGGGGATGCGGTACGGACATTGGGCGGGAGAGTGGGCCATTGGCGGCTTTGAAGCGAAGGCGATTGCCTACCCTTTCGTGCTGTTTGGGATCGCGGAAATGTTGCGCGAGCGTTGGGGACGCGTTTGGGTTTTGCTGGGTGCGGCGGTGGCTTGGCATCCGGTTGTAGGCGGGTGGGCAGGTTTAAGCGTCGGGATCTGGTGGTTGCTCCAGCCCAATCTGCTGCCGCGATTCGCGCGCCAGTGGCCTTGGTTGCTGGTCGGGGCAGGCGTGGGGTTGATCGGAGTTCTACCGGCAGCCAGCGGGCTGGGCGGGGCGAACCAAGAGGGAAATGTACTCGCGTCCCAAATTCACGTCTATTTTCGCCTGACGCATCATCTGTGTCCCCAGTTGTTCTCGAGTGAACGGCACTGGGCCGCTGCTGGCTCGTTGCTGATCCTTTGCATTGCTACTTGGGTGGGGCGCTGGCGGTTAAAGGAGATGCTGAGGGAGCAGCGGGAAGCCTCAGCAGGCCAGTGGCAACTGGTCGGTAAGATCTTGCAGATTGCCTGGATCGCGGTTGGTTTCTCCGTGTTAGGGCTGGTGATTGATCAGGTTTGCTTGCGATTGGGACGTCCCGATATCGCATCACGCCTGTTGCGGTTCTATTTTTTCCGCTGGTCCGACGTGGCGGTGCCTTTGGCCTACACCGTTGTGGGCTGGACTGCTGTCTCGCAAGCCGTTGCCGCGATCGGCGGCCCGCTGCAGACGCAGGGGCGATACCGGGCCAAGTACAGCGAGCGAATTGCCCAAGGTGCCATTTTGGGCAGTCTGTTGATCGTGGTGTTTTTTGCCTTCGAGGGGTGGCAGCAAACAATTCCGGCAGCGGACCGATTGGTCGTCGAATCGACCGGGGAGCAGCGGATTGATACCGATCGCTATATCGACTGGCTGGCTGCCTGCGATTGGATCGAGCACAATACCCCCAGCGATTCTCTGTGGTTCACTCCTAAGTATCAGCAGTCTTTTAAATGGCACGCGGGACGGGCTGAAGTCGTGTGTTGGAAGGATGTTCCTCAAGACAACGCCTCGGTGCACGAATGGTATCGCCGCATCGAGCGATGCGAACCGCCGCGAAACGCAATGGGGCAGGTGCGAGAGTGGACGACGGAGGAGTTGCTTGACTTGGCTCGTGAATATGGATTCCGCTGGGTGCTTCTCGATCGCACGACACAGCAGACTCCACCAGTCCTCGATTTTGTCTATCCTGCATTTTCCAATGGAAACTATGTGGAGAACCGCTCCTTCGCCGTGATGCGGGTGCCCGAGAGTTTCGTGGAGAGTGATTGA
- a CDS encoding sigma-54-dependent Fis family transcriptional regulator, with translation MSNGEFSGCAIASEILAAIARCQSADEFRVSALASVTAWLNEARAAWVHQQGDHWGVAGLASSLTQLPMELAATAADQACVLSAENWLAVPISNRSGLPEVLLIHPARAIESDTAESLAQMLRSGLLICAEHSQLATRVEQLQTMLQLSADWQQKQDLTELLNSMAQAAARVLRGDRASIFLWDQGKKQLVGHPAMGVEEDQPLRIQDDQGVAGEVLRTLQPQRWDDSSGSPDTINAQVGKQLGYATRSLVAVPLLDRKQRPLGVFEVLNHRSGRFSSDDERFLVELARHAATAVENTQHIASLIQTRDRLVKSASDTLQLVGNCPQIGALRDTIARVAPTELSVLILGENGTGKEVVARSMHLQSGRQDQPFIAVNCAAIAETLLESELFGHEKGAFTDAISERAGKFEAASGGTLLLDEIGEMSQGGQAKLLRVLEDKVVVRVGGSQSIQTDVRVVAATNQDLVKLVREKRFREDLYFRLNVVTLQMPPLRERGDDVITLAEFFLQQFGHQIGRPPPSLSSAAQRRLKLHSWPGNVRELRNLMERVAYLTSGPVVEETDLAFVLSPASSGDVASIPTNMTLADATSVFQRQYIQRHVEAAAGNLAQSAKQLGMHRSNLYRKMNQLGMSDNFSS, from the coding sequence ATGAGTAACGGTGAGTTCTCAGGCTGTGCCATTGCCAGTGAAATCCTAGCCGCGATTGCACGCTGCCAATCGGCGGATGAATTCCGTGTCAGTGCACTGGCCAGCGTTACGGCGTGGCTCAACGAAGCCCGCGCCGCTTGGGTACACCAGCAAGGCGACCATTGGGGAGTAGCCGGCTTGGCAAGCTCGCTTACGCAGCTTCCCATGGAGTTGGCGGCCACCGCTGCCGACCAAGCATGCGTGCTGAGCGCCGAGAACTGGTTGGCAGTACCGATTTCGAATCGTAGCGGCCTCCCTGAAGTGCTGCTCATCCACCCAGCCAGGGCGATCGAATCTGATACTGCGGAATCGCTGGCTCAAATGTTACGTAGTGGATTGCTCATTTGCGCAGAACACTCGCAATTGGCTACTCGCGTAGAGCAATTGCAAACCATGCTCCAGCTTTCCGCTGACTGGCAGCAAAAGCAAGACTTAACCGAGTTGCTCAATAGCATGGCTCAAGCTGCAGCCAGAGTGCTGCGGGGTGATCGCGCTAGCATCTTCCTGTGGGATCAGGGCAAGAAGCAACTGGTTGGTCATCCAGCCATGGGAGTTGAAGAGGATCAGCCGCTGCGCATCCAAGATGATCAGGGAGTGGCGGGCGAAGTCCTGCGGACGTTGCAGCCACAGCGCTGGGATGACTCCTCCGGCTCCCCCGACACCATCAATGCGCAAGTTGGCAAACAACTCGGATATGCGACCCGCTCACTCGTGGCGGTGCCCTTGCTCGATCGCAAGCAGCGGCCACTTGGCGTATTTGAAGTACTCAACCATCGTTCGGGCAGATTTTCGTCCGATGACGAGCGTTTCTTAGTGGAATTGGCCAGGCATGCGGCTACCGCCGTGGAAAACACACAACACATTGCATCCTTAATCCAAACCCGGGATCGCTTGGTCAAAAGTGCTTCCGACACGCTCCAATTGGTTGGAAATTGCCCTCAGATCGGAGCTTTGCGTGATACGATCGCTCGCGTCGCCCCCACAGAGCTCTCGGTCTTGATTTTAGGAGAAAATGGAACAGGTAAAGAAGTCGTCGCCCGCAGCATGCACTTGCAAAGCGGTCGGCAGGATCAACCTTTCATTGCCGTGAATTGCGCCGCGATCGCCGAAACTCTACTGGAAAGCGAGTTGTTTGGGCATGAAAAGGGAGCCTTTACCGACGCAATTTCGGAGCGCGCGGGGAAGTTTGAGGCAGCTAGCGGCGGCACGCTCCTGCTCGACGAAATTGGTGAAATGAGCCAGGGGGGACAAGCCAAACTCCTGCGGGTTCTGGAGGACAAGGTCGTAGTGCGCGTCGGAGGTTCCCAATCGATTCAGACCGATGTCCGCGTGGTAGCCGCCACGAACCAAGATCTTGTCAAACTAGTTCGCGAAAAGCGATTCCGGGAAGACCTGTACTTCCGCCTGAACGTCGTCACGCTGCAGATGCCTCCGCTGCGTGAACGAGGCGATGATGTCATCACCCTGGCCGAATTTTTCCTGCAGCAGTTCGGACATCAAATTGGACGGCCACCTCCCTCACTGTCCAGCGCGGCACAACGACGCTTGAAACTCCACTCTTGGCCTGGAAATGTTCGAGAACTGCGGAACCTCATGGAGCGGGTGGCCTACCTCACCAGCGGACCTGTGGTCGAGGAAACCGACCTAGCCTTCGTACTCTCCCCGGCATCATCCGGGGATGTCGCCAGCATCCCGACCAACATGACATTGGCGGACGCGACCTCCGTCTTCCAGCGCCAGTATATCCAGAGACATGTTGAAGCGGCGGCCGGCAATCTAGCCCAATCCGCCAAACAACTGGGCATGCACCGCTCCAACCTTTACCGCAAGATGAACCAGCTTGGAATGAGCGACAACTTTTCCAGTTGA
- a CDS encoding sodium:solute symporter family protein: protein MTELIVIVIYLLLLLSLGLFASQMFTGTKKDYLLASHSIGPFLLLMSMFGTTMTAFALVGSTGEAFSEGIGVYGLLASSSGIVHSLCFFVIGVKLWTFGRKYGYSTQIQFFRDRLDSDRIGLLLFPILVGLVIPYLLIGVISSGTVIQNMTSGAFSDIFQTNSKATSGGIPPYLGSLVICCVVLVYVFFGGMRGTAWANAFQTVVFMALGLVTFVVIANRLGGGESFWENLRTASSSVSYEKLTRTEMSKTKFLTYLFVPLSVGMFPHLFQHWLTAKSAASFKLPVVAHPIFIMIVWAPCVLIGVWATTSLVPAVPALPKFPGSDVVNPNAILPFLVKTQTGALLGGLLTAGILAAIMSSLDSQFLCLGTMFENDLISHYFGEERFTDRQQILITRAFIIAIVALTYLLSLTAPRSVFSLGVWCFSGFSALFPLVFAALYWRRLTTTGAVAGILAAITTWVYLFWQSGFGKNQNYTVDIHLGGNTYETMPVVTIFLCSMVTMVVVSLLTKPPKEETLNRFFAAPPALKSVGSSDT from the coding sequence GTGACTGAGTTAATTGTAATCGTGATTTACCTGCTGCTCTTACTGAGCCTAGGGTTGTTCGCGAGCCAAATGTTTACCGGCACCAAGAAAGATTACTTGCTTGCCAGCCACTCGATCGGCCCCTTCCTGCTGTTGATGTCCATGTTTGGAACAACGATGACGGCCTTCGCCCTAGTTGGCTCGACGGGCGAAGCGTTCAGCGAAGGCATCGGTGTCTATGGTTTGTTGGCCTCCTCCAGCGGAATCGTACATTCCCTGTGCTTCTTCGTAATTGGCGTCAAACTGTGGACGTTTGGCCGCAAGTACGGCTACTCCACACAGATTCAGTTCTTTCGAGATCGACTGGATAGCGACCGCATCGGATTACTACTGTTCCCCATCTTGGTCGGACTCGTCATTCCCTACCTGCTGATTGGAGTTATCTCCTCAGGAACGGTCATTCAGAATATGACCAGCGGGGCCTTCTCTGACATCTTCCAGACCAACAGTAAAGCGACCAGCGGAGGTATTCCTCCCTATCTAGGATCACTTGTCATCTGCTGTGTCGTATTGGTCTACGTGTTTTTTGGTGGAATGCGAGGAACAGCTTGGGCCAACGCGTTTCAAACCGTGGTGTTTATGGCTCTGGGCCTCGTAACCTTTGTCGTAATTGCCAACCGGCTAGGAGGCGGAGAGAGCTTTTGGGAAAACCTGCGAACGGCCTCTTCTTCAGTCAGTTATGAGAAATTAACGCGAACGGAGATGTCGAAGACGAAATTTTTGACCTACCTCTTCGTGCCGCTCTCGGTGGGAATGTTCCCTCACTTATTCCAGCATTGGCTGACCGCGAAGAGTGCCGCTAGTTTCAAATTGCCCGTGGTGGCTCACCCAATCTTCATCATGATCGTCTGGGCACCCTGCGTGCTGATTGGCGTCTGGGCTACAACCTCGCTGGTCCCCGCAGTACCAGCCCTCCCCAAATTCCCCGGTAGCGACGTGGTCAATCCCAACGCCATCTTGCCGTTCCTGGTAAAGACTCAAACCGGAGCTCTACTCGGTGGCCTGCTGACAGCCGGCATTCTTGCCGCCATCATGTCCTCACTCGACAGTCAGTTTTTGTGCCTGGGAACCATGTTCGAAAACGACCTCATCTCCCACTACTTCGGAGAAGAGCGTTTCACCGACCGGCAACAGATCTTGATCACAAGAGCCTTTATCATCGCTATTGTCGCCCTGACCTACCTGCTGAGCCTGACTGCCCCACGCAGTGTATTTTCCCTGGGAGTCTGGTGTTTCAGCGGGTTCTCCGCGCTGTTCCCCTTGGTGTTTGCCGCTCTCTACTGGCGACGCCTCACGACCACGGGAGCTGTCGCAGGAATCTTGGCCGCCATCACGACTTGGGTCTACCTGTTCTGGCAGTCGGGATTCGGAAAGAACCAGAACTACACCGTCGATATCCATCTCGGTGGGAATACTTACGAGACAATGCCAGTGGTGACCATTTTCTTGTGCTCCATGGTAACCATGGTGGTAGTGTCGCTTTTGACCAAGCCCCCCAAGGAGGAGACGCTCAACCGGTTTTTTGCAGCCCCTCCCGCTCTAAAGTCGGTGGGATCCTCCGACACGTAA
- a CDS encoding DUF3311 domain-containing protein, translating to MRKNSSGMMVISGLVVLLLVLHQDNWLWDDDSLVFGFMPIGLFYHVCLSMAAAATWFLATLIAWPEELAAEDYHVSPPRTASPPKASQTAADSKHDQGAAQ from the coding sequence ATGCGAAAAAATTCATCCGGGATGATGGTAATCAGTGGCTTAGTCGTGCTACTGCTAGTACTTCATCAAGACAATTGGCTTTGGGACGACGACTCGCTAGTCTTTGGTTTTATGCCAATTGGCTTGTTCTACCACGTCTGTCTTTCGATGGCGGCAGCAGCGACTTGGTTTCTAGCCACACTGATTGCTTGGCCCGAAGAATTGGCCGCTGAAGACTACCACGTCAGCCCGCCTCGCACCGCCAGCCCGCCTAAGGCATCGCAAACTGCAGCAGACAGCAAGCACGACCAAGGAGCCGCACAGTGA
- a CDS encoding lysophospholipid acyltransferase family protein, translating into MEKTKSAKPGKPPARLTAYDHVKTAFYHTVRLTSRLVCVFVFDLRCVGRSNTEVEGGALILSTHQSHLDPVLIGVTFNERLNYLARRSLFKNRIFGTVISLLDAIELDRDRSGLAGLKETLLRLRRGKKVLIFPEGTRTPDGNIAPLKPGFLSVARRSGVPLIPVAITGAFEALPRGSSRPLRYPLRVAVGPAIHVAEFSELDDTAMLQLVQSRMEECYRQAQASRV; encoded by the coding sequence ATGGAAAAGACCAAATCTGCGAAGCCTGGAAAACCACCAGCGCGGCTCACGGCCTACGACCATGTTAAGACAGCTTTCTATCATACGGTCCGGCTAACCTCCCGCTTGGTGTGTGTCTTCGTATTCGACCTGAGGTGTGTCGGCCGATCGAACACTGAAGTGGAAGGGGGCGCCCTCATCCTCAGCACGCACCAAAGTCATTTGGATCCCGTTCTGATCGGGGTTACTTTCAACGAACGCTTAAACTATCTGGCTCGCCGCTCCCTCTTCAAGAACCGCATCTTTGGAACTGTCATTAGCTTGCTAGACGCTATTGAATTGGATCGTGATCGCAGTGGGCTGGCGGGATTAAAAGAAACTCTACTTCGTCTCCGTCGCGGCAAGAAAGTATTGATTTTTCCCGAAGGGACGCGCACTCCCGATGGGAATATCGCGCCGCTCAAGCCAGGCTTTCTGTCGGTTGCTAGACGTAGCGGCGTCCCACTCATTCCAGTGGCCATCACGGGTGCCTTCGAAGCATTGCCGCGTGGCAGCTCCCGTCCACTGCGCTACCCGCTCCGAGTGGCTGTTGGCCCCGCTATTCACGTTGCAGAATTTTCGGAGCTGGATGACACTGCTATGTTGCAACTGGTCCAATCGCGAATGGAAGAGTGCTACCGTCAAGCGCAGGCCTCGCGAGTCTAG
- the cmk gene encoding (d)CMP kinase yields MPTHHSLPPTRPTTVVAIDGPAGAGKSTVAKLLADRLGFEFLDTGAMYRCVTLAMLRVPITPSETNALQQLASDLQIELSGSVVRMNGEDVSDAIRTPEVSQAIGGVADNILVREILSDLQRRWASGKRVVTEGRDQGSVVFQDSRCKVFLVASPEERARRRVADLAQRGIDADLQSVLDQQNARDLADYSRPVGALIKAPDAVEISTDGISMHQVVDKLERLVQARLGQNLSAKFSSTKP; encoded by the coding sequence ATGCCTACCCACCATAGCTTGCCACCCACTCGGCCAACAACTGTTGTTGCCATTGACGGCCCTGCTGGAGCGGGCAAGAGCACGGTGGCCAAGCTGCTAGCGGACCGGCTTGGATTTGAATTCCTCGACACCGGCGCCATGTATCGCTGCGTAACGCTGGCGATGCTACGCGTCCCGATCACCCCCAGTGAAACAAACGCACTTCAGCAGCTCGCGTCAGATCTGCAGATCGAATTGAGCGGTTCTGTAGTGCGAATGAACGGCGAGGATGTGTCGGATGCAATCCGCACCCCTGAAGTCTCTCAAGCCATTGGCGGTGTGGCAGACAATATCCTGGTACGAGAAATCTTGAGCGATCTCCAGCGGCGTTGGGCCAGCGGCAAGCGGGTTGTTACCGAGGGACGCGATCAAGGCAGCGTGGTCTTCCAGGATTCTCGCTGCAAAGTGTTCTTGGTAGCTAGCCCCGAGGAGCGAGCCCGCCGGCGCGTCGCAGATTTAGCCCAACGCGGGATCGATGCCGACTTGCAGTCCGTCCTGGATCAGCAAAACGCAAGAGACCTCGCCGACTACTCCCGCCCCGTGGGAGCCTTGATCAAAGCCCCGGATGCCGTTGAAATCAGCACGGACGGAATCTCCATGCACCAAGTGGTCGACAAGCTTGAGCGGCTCGTCCAGGCCCGCCTCGGACAGAATCTTTCCGCGAAGTTTAGCAGTACCAAGCCCTAA